In the Arachis ipaensis cultivar K30076 chromosome B04, Araip1.1, whole genome shotgun sequence genome, AATCGTGCTgttcaattttttaaatattaatagaaTCTTGCTCTTATGTAAAAGCTAGATTTGATTTTGAACTGAGGATTTTCTATAAGCTAATTTTGatttttaactttaaaaatattatGCTATTCATTTACTATTATAATTCATGGTAGCAGATAAAcgaagaaaaaattgaaagaaagctaGAACTGAATTTTACTAATGGTGAGATTTAGATTTGTATTAGCGGTACACACTATATATAAGTTAGTAACTATGAAGAAATTATATGTAAACTATACTCTGATTAGTTGAGTAATTAAATGAATACTCTGCagtgttatattttttattgtaaacTTCCATTTTGGGGACATAATGCTTGCAATGTTAATAAATACTCTGCAGTAAGGTCTTTCAATTGTACTAATTGGTAATAGCCACACTGATCTTTACGTCTAAATACTCTTTTAAAAACTTGGGTGACAGACTGGCGAAGAAGCAGGTGTCACAACGAAAGGTGACATCGACTGACAAAGAGGAAGGAAGTTGTTTTCACGAGTCACGACTGGCAGTGGCGACGCCGATCAGAACGCGAGCAGATTTGACGATGAGAAATTGAGAATTTAGAGCTCCTTCCACTTCGATTCGGTTACCTAATTTAACTAATTTCTCCGTACAAAACTCCGTTTCCATTTTACGGCGTTTACCGCCATGGAAGCCACCGACGACGTAGAATCCCCCACACCGATTGTACGAAACTCCTCACATCTTTCTTTATTCCTCAATTTTATATCATTATTATTCTTAAATTGATCTAGCTATAATATTTGATATAGTAGCATTAGGCAAAGAATTTGAGTAGGGTTCACTAGAATTTCCTTGTTTATATGAAGGTATTGGTAAGTGAACTGGTTTCCTTGCCACTGCACAAAGATATTAATATAGTGAATATGTATTTGATCAACCTTAGGTCAATCTGTATTGGTATACTggaaataatttagtaaattggGAAAAGCATTGATTTGGGCCCATTTCCTTTTCTTCTAGGTTCCTGAAGATAACTATGAAATGTGTTTGCCTTCACCATCCTGAGTTCATTCAATTATTAGTTTCATTGATATTATCTAATTTCCTTTACCAAGCCTCCCCAAAGTTAGCAGGAACTGTTAACTGGGGTACAACAACTGTTATTGGAATATTTGATGGCATGTTATACGGCGGTAGCAAGGAGGCAGCTGCTTCTGTTGTAAGTTCTTATTACAAGAGGCCTCGAttcctttttcttcatttttccccCATATGGCTATGAGAGTGTTTTATGCTGAATACAGAACGGGTGTTACTGCTAACATCCAAACTACAATCATGGATTTCATTCTTTACATTATAGAATTCAATGTTGCGTGTAACTCCGTGTATGAAAGTGATCTTCTTTTGCATACTGTTAGATGTGTCACGAATAACACTTTGGTGTTGATGTcgaaagaaattttttttccttttttgtggATGCAGAGGATTTATTTTCCTTGAAAAACTACTTGTATATAACGTTAAGCTACCTTCCATAACATGGTAAGAAACTATTTAGAGTTAAATGTACTTGAACTTTATCTTTGATATTGTTTTTTCATAATCCAAAAAATGTTAGAGTTTTTGCTCAATCCTTCTTGCTTGATGAGATTTATTTTCTTGGGGAACTAGTAATATCAGAAGGAAGGTGTAAACCAATCCATTAGTGTACCATAAAGATGTCAAAAGATTGTCTAATCCCGTCAACATTCTAATCCCGTCAACAGGCTAGCATAAAGATATACTTGATCGATTTGTAGGTTTTCAAGAGCTTAAGCTAAAAAAGCTGGAGTTGTTTTAATTTGTTGAATTGCAATTGCAGTACAAAAAATAACTGAGTACTTACTTTCTTAAATGAATGCAAAGATGTTTCTGTTTTGTCACAATAGATAGTATATATCCTCTTTATTCATGTCATCTAATGTGAAGTTTCACTCTTTTCTACTATTTGTATAAGCTTGTTTTCCTTTTAATGCATTGCTATGAAGTTGAGGAGATAAATACCTGACCCACTTCAATAATCAATAGATGGAATGAATGCTAATATCTGAATACAAAAATAAACCTTACTAGCATTTTCTTTAGACAGAGAAACAAAACCCATGAACATAGTGCTATGGTTTATGTTTTCTTTGTTGATTAAACATTCTGTTGTCAAGTATGTGAAGGCGgaggttttattttttattatccaattttagtCATGGTATTTATAAGTTCCTAATGTTTTGCTAGAGCAAGGACGCAGAAGTGACATTGAAGCTTGGAAGTACAAAAGACAAACGTGAGCAATATCGTTTGATGAGAGATGCTATGGAGAAACGGTTCATTAGGGTTACACGGGGCTCAATAGTAGGAGGAGTACGCCTTGGAATGTTCACTGCTGCATTTTATGGCTTACAAAATCTACTTGCAGAGCAGCGAGGTGTGCATGATGTTTTTAATGTTGTTGGTGCCGGTTCAGCTACTGCTTCAGCTTTTGGTTTAATATGTAAGAAATGATACTCTGCCACTAGACTCTTTATAACATGGActgaatcacaaaaaaaaattcatttttcattCATTTCATTGTATTAATAGATTGTTTCCCTTTGTAGTGCTAGGATCACTACGTTGGCGAGCTAGGAACATGATGCTAGGATCAGTTTTGGGAGCAGCATTTTGTTTTCCTCTTGGTAACATAGCTATATTTCTTGATACTTTGTCAGCTCAGATTGTCGATGTGACTTTTGCAGATGCATAAATTTCATATATAATATGTTGTGGAATATAATGCTGTTAGAATTAGAAGCATCACTTGATGCTCAATCTGGTAGCAATTTCTCATATTCAACCAAGTTTTCACTATATTTGTTGAAAGTCTTGTCTCATGATACGTTGGCAAGTTGGCTCCATTTGAAGTTGATAGAAAAAGCTAATGAAGGGAATCAAGCTGCAAATGAAAACTTAGATAAGAGAGACATAAAAAGTGGAGTTAGTGCTGCAATCGAAAGGCTTGAAAGCAATTTACACAAATGGAAGCTATTTGGCTACACAGAGGAATGCCTTCTTGTTTCTATTTTTCAGGGTGGTCAAGTAATCATGCAATGGAGGATGTGACACCACTGGGAATGGCATTGATGTCCACTTAATAGGAGAAAAAGttgtattaattaaataattttgttgACCAAGTTGAGTCACACAGTTCTTCCATACGAAATTATGATGCTATTATTAGTTTGTTATTATGTTTTTAGTCTTGTTATTATGACTTATGAGGCTATTGTGGTATGAATATCATCTGTTGCAGTGCCAATAGTATCTTGGGTCAGCCTCTAAGCTCCTAGTTTCTAACGTGTCTTGAGGCAAAATCATACGAGTGAAATTTGCGTTATTGATGTGGCCATTGACTTGTAAAAAAGTTTAAAGTGTTGTGATAAAGATATGGATGATCACGTTTATCATGGGTGGCTATCTTTTTCAATGCTGAAGGAATCTTTTTCAAGacaaaatcaaattaattgaGAGTTGAAAATGATGTGCTCGTACATGTATAAATAGTGATAGTATGGCATGAGTATTAGACACACAGTAATAAAACATTCCATTTTCTCTCTTTTACTGTAATATTCTTCTATGCTaataaactctctctctctctcttttatttcTCTGTAGTTTTAAGCtatataacaacaacaacaaagttttGTTTCACTAGGTGGGAGGTTTTAAgctataatattagtaaatagaTAAATTACTTATATTACAGTGAGATAAGAGTATATTTATATTTCTCTATTTTatattccttatttatttatttcacaacacgttatcagcacgagattctgatcaaatttttagaagACTCAAGTAACAAAGAAATAAGGAATATAAAATAGAGAACTATAAATATGCTCTTATCTCACTATAATATAAGTAATTTATCTATTTACTAATACTATGGCTTAAAACCCGAAATAAGgaatataaaatagaaaaatataaatatgctcTTATCTCATTATAATATAAGTAATTTAtctatttactaatattatagcTTAAAACCCCCACCTAGTGGgataagactttgttgttgttatATAGCTTAAAACCACATAGAAATAAAAGAGAGAGAGTTTATTAACAGAGAAGAATATTACAGTAAAAGAGAGAGAATGAAATGTTTTATTGCTGTGTCTAATACTCATGCCATACTATCACTATTTATACATGTACGAGCACTTCATTTTCAACTCtcaattaatttgattttgtCTTGAAAAAGATTCCTTCAGCATTAAAAAAGATAGCCACCCAAGATATACGAGATCATCCATATTTTTATCACAACACTTTAAACTTTTTTATAAGTTAATGACCACATCAATATCGCAGATTTCACCCGTATGATTTTGCCTCAAGACACGGTAGAAACTAGAAGCTTAGAGGCTAACCCAAGATACTATTGGCACCGCAACAAACGTATTCATACCACAATAGCCTCATAAGTCATAATAACAAGACTAAAAACATAATAACAAACTAATAATAGCATCATAATTTCATATGGAAGAACTGTGTGACTCAACTTGGTCAacgaaattatttaattaatacaaCTTTTTCTCCTATTAAGTGGACATCAATGCCATTCCCAGTGGAGTCACATTCTCCATTGCATGATTACTTGACCACCCtgaaaaatagaaacaaaaaggcaTGCCTCTGTGTAGCCAAATAGCTTTCATTTGTGTAAATTGCTTTCAAGCCTTTCGATTGCAGCACTAACACCACTTTTTATGTCTCTCTTATCTAAGTTTTCATTTGCAGCTTGATTCCCTTCATTAGCTTTTTCTATCAGCTTCAAATGGAGCCAACCTGCCAACGTATCATGAGACAAGACTTTCAACAAATATAGTGAAAACTTGGTTGAATATGAGAGATTGCTACGAGATTGAGCATCAAGTGATGCTTCTAACATCATTATATTCCACAACATATTATATATGAAACTTATGCATCTGCAAAAGTCACATCGACAATCTGAGCCGACAAAGTATCAAGAAATATAGCTATGTTACCAAGAGGAAAGCAAAATGCTGCTCCCAAAACTGATCCTAGCATCATGTTCCTAGCTCGCCAACGTAGTGATCCTGGCACTAAAAAGGGAAACAATCTATTAATACCATGAAATGaatgaaaaatgaattttttttgtgattcagTCCATGTTATAAAGAGTCTAGTGGCAGAGTATCATTTCTTACATATTAAACCAAAAGCTGAAGCAGTAGCTGAACCGGCACCAACAACATTAAAAACATCATGCACACCTCGCTGCTCTGCAAGTAGATTTTGTAAGCCATAAAATGCAGCAGTGAACATTCCAAGGCGTACTCCTCCAACTATTGAGCCCCGTGTAACCCTAATGAACCGTTTCTCCATAGCATCTCTCATCAAACGATATTGCTCACGTTTGTCTTCTGTACTTCCAAGCTTCAATGTCACTTCTGCATCCTTGCTCTAGCAAAACATTAGGAACTTATAAATACCATGactaaaattggataataaagaATAAAACCTCCGCCTTAACATACTTCACAACAGAATGTttaataaacaaagaaaagataaaCCATAGCACTATGTTCATGGGTTTTGTTTCTCTGTCTAAAGAAAATGCTAGCAAAGTTTATTTTTGCATTCAGATATTAGCATTCATTCCATCTATTGATTATTGAAGTGGGTCAGGTATTTATCTCCTCAACTTCATAGCAATGCATTAAAAGGAAAACAAGCTTATACAAATAGTAGAAAAGAGTGAAACTTCACATTAGATGACATGAATAAAGAGGATATATGCTATCTATTGTGACAAAACAGAAACATCTTTGCATTCATTTAAGAAAGTAAGTACTCAGTTATTCTTTGTACTGTAATTGCAATTCAACAAATTAAAACAACTCCAGCTTTTTTAGCTTAAGCTCTTGAAAACCTACAAATGGATCAAGTATACCTTTATGCCAGCCTGTTGACGGGATTAGACAATCTTTTGACATCTTTATGGTACACTAATGAATTGGTTTACACCTTCCTTCTGATGTTACTAGTTCCCCAAGAAAATAAATCTCATCAAGCAAGAAGGATTGAGCAAAAACTCTAACATTTTTTGGATTATGAAAAAACAATATCAAAGATAAAGTTCAAGTACATTTAACTCTAAATAGTTTCTTACCATGTTATGGAAGGTAGCTTAGCGTTATATACAAGTAGTTTTTCAAGGAAAATAAATCCTTTGCatccacacaaaaaaaaaaaaaaaatttctttcgaCATCAACACCAAAGTGTTATTCATGACACATCTAACAGTATGCAAAAGAAGATCACTTTCATACACGGAGTTACACGCAACATTGAATTCTATAATGTAAAGAATGAAATCCATGATTGTAGTCTAGATGTTAGCAGTAACACCCGTTCTGTATTCAGCATAAAACACTCTCATAGCCATATGGGGggaaaatgaagaaaaaggaaTCGAGGCCTCTTGTAATCAGAACTTACAACAGAAGCAGCTGCCTCCTTGCTACCACCGTATAACATGCCAGCAAATATTCCAATAACAGTTGTTGTACCCCAGTTAACAGTTCCCGCTAACTTTGGGGAGGCCTGGTAAAGGAAATTAGATAATATCAATGAAACTAAATATTGAATGAACTCAGGATGGTGAAGGCAAACACATTTCATAGTTATCTTTAGGAACCTAGAAGAAAAGGAAATGGGCCCAAATCAATGCTTTTCccaatttactaaattatttccAGTATACCAATACAGATTGACCTAGGGTTGATCAAATACATATTCACTATATTAATATCTTTGTGCAGTGGCAAGGAAACCAGTTCACTTACCAATACCTTCATATAAACAAGGAAATTCTAGTGAACCCTACTCAAATTCTTTGCCTAATGCTACTATATCAAATATTGCAGCTAGATCAATTTAAGAATAATAATGATATAAAATTGAGGAATAAAGAAAGATGTGAGGAGTTTCGTACAATCGGTGCGGGGGATTCTGCGGCGTCGGTGGCTTCCATGGCGGTAAACGCCGTAAAATGTTAACAGAGTTGTGTACGGAGAAATTAGTTAAATTAGGTAACCGAATCGAAGTGGAAGGAGCTCTAAATTCTCAATTTCTCATCGTCAAATCTGCCCGCGTTCTGATCGGCGTCAAGCTTATATTCTAATACCTGAATATTAACCAATCAATGAAGACAAATGTAGAATTGGCAAAAATGTTGTCCAGAAACACGGAAGAGCTAGTAAAAACAATGGTACACCAAAAAAAAAGACCTTTTTTACGATAAACATGAATTGGATATGACTTACTTGCGACGTATAGGTTTCTCTTTGTAATCCTTCTTCGACGCAGTCATTGGTGTAGTGTGATTTTGTCCGGCGTTGAAATCAAGCTGAAATTCCCAATTCGTTCAAAAACTCCATGGTTAGGGTTTTGCACTTGAAGCTGAACCAAAAAGAATCGTGAAGTTTTTTGGAGCAAACTTAAATTACGGTTATGTCCTTCCTATAGACAGACAAACAGATTCAGTAGTAATTTAGTAACAAAAGATTTAGACGCTGATAAAAATGTTATCGACAAACAAAAATTAAGAGgattaattttgacaaaaatgatCAATTATCAATTGAGTTATCTAACGTTAAGGTTAAACGTTGATGTGTTAGTTAACaattatttataattacaaaagtTATTcatacttttaatttttataattttaaaaatactcaaattttaattttttaaaatttctaatcTCCTTTTTGAGTTAAATTTTAAAGTGATATTTAAACTTGCAATCGCATATCAAGAATCAGGATTTCACACCAAGAATCAAGATTTCACACACAGAACTTTCAGTGTTTATCTCAAGGTTGCGAGAACGGAACCGGTCGACTCattaaacaataataaaattattaaaaattcgatatacaattttaaatatacaaattcaataatttctaaactaacaaaattcaaaatttttataatttgacaTAATAACTTGTTCATGTTTTatcattaattattaattaacttataaattataacaaaataatcgGCAAGAATTCTCATTGCAATAAAAATTTAGAATCACATACTTACACGTACACAAAAATTCAAACCATAAGCAACAAAAAAATTCAGAATCACaacaaatttcaacaaaaatcTTTCAATCAAGTATTCAACAACAAAAACTCAGAATACTGAAAACTCAACATCCAAATCCAGAGAATCCAGAAACAGAAAAACTAACCAAAACAATCCAAACTTAACACGCAAAAAGTTTCAGAATCACATAAGCAACAACCCAACTCAGGACCCAATCCCAACTCAGAATCTAGTACAAAAACAAAACTCCGAAGCCAGAATCTTAGAAATTGAAACTGAAGAAGCAGTGGCTTACCGGAGATACAGCGAGGGAGGAACGGCGGTGACAGAGTGAGCTCGGAAGCGGATCAGCTTGCGATGGCGAGGCCCCGAGCAGAGATTCCACGGCGAGGCTCCGGGCAGAGATTAACGGAGGAGAGGATGCGCATGAAAAGGATCGAGCAACCGTTCGCGTGACGTGGAGGAGAAGAGGATCGAGGACGACGACGACGGTACCCTCTGTCACTGCCGACGACGACGATGACGGAGGCGGGCTTCACGACGAGCACAGAGACGGTGAGGAGGAGAAGAGTGGCGGCGGCTGGGGGGTGACGGTGGCAGGTGGGGATTCGCGTTGAGCACAGAGACGGTGAGGAAGCGAAGAGTGGCGGCGGCTGGGGGGCAGACGGTGGCTGGTGGGGCTTCACGACGAGCAGGAGGCTGGGGGCTGACGGTGGCAGCGGTGTTTACTCTGATAGGGTTAGGAAATTAGGAATTTTGGTGAGAAACTGAGATTCTGAGAAtgtgagagtgaga is a window encoding:
- the LOC107638589 gene encoding uncharacterized protein LOC107638589 isoform X2, with the protein product MLYGGSKEAAASVSKDAEVTLKLGSTKDKREQYRLMRDAMEKRFIRVTRGSIVGGVRLGMFTAAFYGLQNLLAEQRGVHDVFNVVGAGSATASAFGLILLGSLRWRARNMMLGSVLGAAFCFPLGNIAIFLDTLSAQIVDVTFADA
- the LOC107638589 gene encoding uncharacterized protein LOC107638589 isoform X3 translates to MEATDDVESPTPISKDAEVTLKLGSTKDKREQYRLMRDAMEKRFIRVTRGSIVGGVRLGMFTAAFYGLQNLLAEQRGVHDVFNVVGAGSATASAFGLILLGSLRWRARNMMLGSVLGAAFCFPLGNIAIFLDTLSAQIVDVTFADA
- the LOC107638589 gene encoding uncharacterized protein LOC107638589 isoform X1, producing MKCVCLHHPEFIQLLVSLILSNFLYQASPKLAGTVNWGTTTVIGIFDGMLYGGSKEAAASVSKDAEVTLKLGSTKDKREQYRLMRDAMEKRFIRVTRGSIVGGVRLGMFTAAFYGLQNLLAEQRGVHDVFNVVGAGSATASAFGLILLGSLRWRARNMMLGSVLGAAFCFPLGNIAIFLDTLSAQIVDVTFADA
- the LOC107638587 gene encoding uncharacterized protein LOC107638587 translates to MEATDAAESPAPIASPKLAGTVNWGTTTVIGIFAGMLYGGSKEAAASVSKDAEVTLKLGSTEDKREQYRLMRDAMEKRFIRVTRGSIVGGVRLGMFTAAFYGLQNLLAEQRGVHDVFNVVGAGSATASAFGLILPGSLRWRARNMMLGSVLGAAFCFPLGWLHLKLIEKANEGNQAANENLDKRDIKSGVSAAIERLESNLHK